A region of Bernardetia sp. DNA encodes the following proteins:
- the pnp gene encoding polyribonucleotide nucleotidyltransferase: MKPNPIVKTVSLPDGREISVETGVLAKQASGAVVVKMGKTMLLATVVGAKEAREGTDFFPLSVDYQEKFAAAGRIPGGFLKREGRLSDYEILISRLVDRAVRPLFPDNYHNETQIMISLISADEEVLPDALAGFAASAAIAVSDLPMLEPMSEVRVIKLGEEYIINPTPEQIEEASLECIVAATYDNIMMVEGESKEVSEEDLLQAIQKAHETIKLQCQLQRELAEAAGTTEKREHLQPEGDEELEKFLHENYYQAIYDSVKAGTSNSKSERKDALKEIKQSYLDTLPEEPAEGEEPNLKLISNYFNKMYKKAARNFVLDEGTRLDGRKTNEVRPIWSEIDYLPAAHGSAIFTRGETQSLTTVTLGTKLDEQMIDGAMTSGYNRFILHYNFPAFSTGEARPNRGPGRREVGHGNLAMRALKNVLPSYEDNPYTVRVVSDILESNGSSSMATVCAGSLALMDAGVNLKSPVSGIAMGMISDSETGKFAILSDILGDEDHLGDMDFKLTGTAEGITAYQMDIKIDGLSYEVLHKALLQAKEGRMHILGEMSKTISTAREEMKDHAPRIHQIIIPRDMIGAVIGPGGKIVQEIQRETGATITIEEVNDAGRVSIFATDKQKLERAKNIVTEIVSEPEEGKVYTGTVKKITDFGAFVEFMRGKEGLLHISEITWERLPSMEGVLEENEEIQVKLMEVDPRSGKFRLSRKVLLPKPEGFQERPPRDRSNDRGGNGRGDRRSSRPPRRNN; this comes from the coding sequence ATGAAACCAAATCCGATTGTAAAAACGGTTTCTCTCCCCGACGGACGAGAAATAAGTGTAGAAACTGGCGTACTTGCCAAGCAAGCTAGTGGTGCAGTAGTTGTAAAAATGGGCAAAACAATGCTCTTAGCAACTGTAGTAGGAGCAAAAGAAGCTCGTGAAGGAACAGACTTTTTCCCTCTTTCAGTAGATTATCAAGAAAAATTTGCAGCAGCAGGACGTATTCCAGGAGGCTTTCTAAAGCGTGAAGGAAGATTGTCTGATTACGAAATCTTGATTTCAAGATTAGTAGATAGAGCTGTTCGTCCTTTGTTTCCAGATAATTATCATAATGAAACTCAAATTATGATTTCTCTCATCTCAGCAGATGAGGAAGTTTTGCCTGATGCGTTGGCTGGTTTTGCTGCTTCGGCTGCTATTGCTGTTTCAGATTTGCCAATGCTTGAGCCAATGTCAGAAGTACGTGTAATCAAGCTAGGAGAAGAATATATCATCAATCCAACACCTGAACAAATCGAAGAGGCTAGTTTGGAGTGTATTGTCGCAGCTACTTATGACAATATTATGATGGTAGAAGGAGAATCTAAAGAAGTTAGTGAAGAAGATTTGCTACAAGCTATTCAAAAAGCACACGAAACTATCAAGTTGCAATGTCAATTACAAAGAGAACTTGCAGAAGCAGCAGGAACGACAGAAAAACGTGAGCATTTACAGCCAGAAGGTGATGAAGAATTAGAAAAATTCCTTCATGAAAATTATTATCAAGCTATTTATGATTCTGTAAAAGCTGGAACTTCCAACTCAAAATCAGAACGCAAAGATGCTCTCAAAGAAATCAAGCAATCTTACCTTGATACGCTTCCAGAAGAGCCAGCAGAGGGCGAAGAGCCAAATCTAAAACTCATCAGTAATTATTTCAATAAAATGTACAAAAAGGCAGCTCGTAATTTTGTACTTGATGAAGGCACACGCTTAGATGGAAGAAAAACAAACGAAGTGCGTCCTATTTGGTCAGAAATTGATTACTTACCTGCTGCACACGGTTCAGCTATTTTTACTCGTGGAGAAACACAATCACTCACAACTGTTACACTAGGAACAAAACTAGATGAGCAAATGATTGATGGAGCAATGACTTCTGGTTACAACCGTTTTATTTTACATTATAACTTCCCTGCTTTCTCAACTGGCGAAGCTCGCCCTAACCGAGGACCAGGTCGTCGTGAAGTCGGACATGGAAACTTGGCAATGCGTGCCTTAAAAAATGTCTTGCCTTCTTATGAAGATAATCCTTACACAGTTCGTGTAGTTTCTGATATTTTAGAATCAAATGGTTCTTCTTCTATGGCTACGGTGTGTGCAGGTTCGCTTGCACTTATGGATGCTGGTGTAAACCTAAAGTCGCCAGTATCTGGAATTGCAATGGGGATGATTTCAGATAGCGAAACAGGTAAGTTCGCTATTCTCTCTGATATTTTGGGAGACGAAGACCACTTGGGAGATATGGACTTTAAGCTCACAGGGACAGCTGAAGGAATAACAGCCTATCAAATGGACATCAAAATTGATGGACTTTCTTATGAAGTTTTACACAAAGCATTATTACAAGCCAAAGAAGGTCGTATGCATATCTTAGGAGAGATGAGTAAAACTATTTCTACAGCTCGTGAAGAAATGAAAGACCACGCTCCACGTATCCATCAGATTATTATTCCTCGTGATATGATTGGTGCTGTAATCGGACCAGGTGGAAAAATCGTACAAGAGATTCAGCGTGAAACAGGAGCAACGATTACCATAGAAGAAGTTAATGATGCAGGACGTGTTTCTATCTTTGCTACAGACAAGCAAAAACTAGAGCGAGCTAAAAATATTGTTACTGAAATTGTCAGCGAACCAGAAGAAGGGAAAGTTTACACAGGTACAGTAAAGAAAATAACTGATTTTGGTGCATTTGTAGAGTTTATGAGAGGAAAAGAAGGTTTACTCCATATTTCTGAGATTACTTGGGAACGTTTGCCATCTATGGAAGGTGTTTTAGAGGAAAATGAGGAAATACAAGTAAAACTAATGGAAGTTGATCCACGCAGTGGGAAGTTCCGTTTGTCAAGAAAAGTCTTATTACCAAAGCCAGAAGGCTTCCAAGAACGTCCACCTCGTGACAGAAGTAATGATAGAGGAGGGAATGGAAGAGGAGATAGAAGAAGCTCAAGACCACCTCGTAGAAATAACTAA
- the rpsO gene encoding 30S ribosomal protein S15 translates to MARVAYLDTAAKEEIFEKNSLQKNKKDTGSAESQIALFTHRINHLTEHLKSNKKDHASRLGLLKLVGKRRNLLDYLIKVDVLRYRAIIKELNIRK, encoded by the coding sequence ATGGCAAGAGTTGCATATTTAGACACAGCAGCAAAAGAAGAAATTTTTGAAAAAAATAGTCTTCAAAAAAACAAAAAAGACACAGGTTCAGCAGAATCTCAAATCGCTCTTTTCACACACCGTATCAATCACCTTACAGAGCATTTGAAAAGCAATAAAAAAGACCACGCAAGCCGTTTGGGTCTTTTGAAATTGGTAGGTAAGCGTCGTAACTTATTAGATTACCTTATTAAGGTAGATGTATTGCGTTACCGTGCTATCATCAAAGAATTGAATATCCGTAAGTAA